One stretch of Nocardia mangyaensis DNA includes these proteins:
- a CDS encoding P1 family peptidase, whose product MHSTPGAGNSITDVAGVLVGHHQTLDADATLGTGAATGCTVVRLPGGATASVDVRGGGPGTRETDLLDPANTVRQIHAVLLTGGSAYGLSAADGVMRWLEEHGEGIPMDPADASRVVPIVPGAVIFDLPVGDWGIRPGADFGYRAAAAADTEFARGTAGAGVGAQAGALKGGIGSASVVLGEGPGAGITVGALIVANPVGSVVDPRTGLPWGVGTDGPEFFGLRAATPTELAAFTALPGKSTVLNTTIGVIATDAALDPVACRRLATTAHDGLARAIRPVHSPLDGDTLFAVATGAVEVAPLPLPAAFPPDLLLLDQLCTAAAVVVERAVVDAVRSATSIAGIPAYRDLFPR is encoded by the coding sequence ATGCACAGCACGCCGGGGGCGGGTAACTCGATCACCGATGTCGCCGGTGTGCTGGTCGGTCATCACCAGACCCTCGATGCCGACGCCACCCTCGGCACCGGCGCCGCGACGGGCTGCACCGTGGTGCGCTTGCCCGGCGGCGCGACCGCCTCGGTCGACGTGCGCGGCGGCGGGCCCGGCACCAGGGAAACCGACCTGCTCGACCCCGCCAACACCGTCCGGCAGATCCATGCCGTGCTGCTCACCGGCGGCAGCGCCTACGGCTTGTCGGCCGCCGACGGGGTGATGCGCTGGCTGGAGGAGCACGGCGAGGGGATCCCGATGGACCCGGCCGACGCGAGCCGGGTGGTGCCGATCGTCCCCGGCGCGGTGATCTTCGATCTACCGGTCGGGGACTGGGGCATCCGGCCGGGCGCCGACTTCGGCTATCGCGCCGCCGCCGCGGCGGACACCGAGTTCGCGCGTGGCACGGCCGGTGCGGGTGTCGGTGCGCAAGCGGGTGCGCTCAAGGGCGGAATCGGCTCGGCGAGCGTGGTTCTCGGTGAAGGACCGGGCGCGGGGATCACCGTGGGCGCGCTGATCGTGGCCAATCCGGTCGGCTCGGTGGTCGATCCCCGAACCGGACTGCCGTGGGGCGTGGGTACCGACGGCCCCGAATTCTTCGGTCTGCGCGCGGCCACCCCCACCGAGCTGGCGGCCTTCACGGCGCTCCCGGGGAAGAGCACGGTGCTCAACACCACGATCGGCGTGATCGCCACCGATGCCGCTCTCGATCCGGTCGCCTGCCGTCGGCTCGCGACCACCGCGCACGACGGTCTCGCTCGCGCGATCCGTCCGGTGCACTCCCCGCTCGACGGCGACACCCTGTTCGCGGTCGCCACCGGCGCGGTCGAGGTCGCGCCGCTGCCGCTGCCCGCCGCCTTCCCGCCGGACCTCCTGCTGCTCGACCAGCTGTGTACCGCCGCCGCCGTCGTGGTCGAACGCGCCGTCGTCGACGCCGTCCGCAGCGCCACCTCGATCGCCGGAATCCCTGCCTACCGCGACCTTTTCCCGCGCTGA
- a CDS encoding DUF2017 domain-containing protein: protein MRKWSRKNSLSGPKLRSEMDEHEATVLRSLIGAVSGLLSDRAAETPEDELAALTGLRTGNSSPPDDPQLLRLLPDFHRAEPGSPDAKRADLNSALRSLHEPEIIDAKLAAGRVVLDSCPETGGKIVLTPEQADAWLAALTDVRLALGTLLDIDDETPDHFDPSDPRAPHLDVYHWLTWMQDSMLQALAP from the coding sequence GTGCGCAAGTGGAGCAGGAAGAACTCACTGAGTGGCCCCAAGCTTCGATCCGAGATGGACGAGCACGAGGCCACCGTCCTGCGTTCCCTGATCGGGGCGGTCTCCGGCCTGCTCAGCGACCGTGCGGCCGAGACGCCCGAGGACGAACTGGCCGCGCTCACCGGCCTGCGCACCGGCAATTCCAGCCCGCCCGACGACCCGCAACTGCTGCGCCTGCTGCCTGATTTCCACCGTGCCGAGCCCGGTTCTCCCGATGCCAAGCGCGCCGACCTCAACAGCGCCCTGCGCAGCCTGCACGAGCCCGAGATCATCGACGCGAAGCTGGCCGCGGGCCGGGTCGTGCTCGACAGCTGCCCCGAGACCGGCGGCAAGATCGTGCTCACCCCCGAGCAGGCCGATGCCTGGCTGGCCGCGCTGACCGATGTCCGCCTGGCGCTGGGCACCCTGCTCGACATCGACGACGAGACCCCCGATCATTTCGATCCGAGCGATCCGCGCGCACCGCATCTCGACGTCTACCACTGGCTGACCTGGATGCAGGATTCGATGCTGCAGGCCCTGGCTCCCTGA
- the clpS gene encoding ATP-dependent Clp protease adapter ClpS — MAECNTVRAVADPDVVNATLSAPQATPEATEYTEILEAEDRPWVTVVWDDPVNLMHYVTYIFQKLFGYSKAKATELMLQVHNEGKAVVSSGSRDKMEQDVRRLHAAGLWATMQRDD, encoded by the coding sequence ATGGCCGAGTGCAATACCGTTCGAGCCGTCGCCGACCCCGACGTCGTGAACGCCACACTGTCGGCGCCGCAGGCGACGCCGGAGGCTACCGAATACACCGAGATCCTGGAGGCCGAAGACCGGCCCTGGGTGACTGTCGTCTGGGACGATCCGGTGAACCTCATGCATTACGTCACCTACATCTTCCAGAAGCTCTTCGGCTACAGCAAAGCCAAGGCGACCGAGTTGATGCTGCAGGTGCACAACGAGGGCAAGGCCGTGGTGTCGTCGGGTTCGCGCGACAAGATGGAACAGGACGTGCGCCGACTGCACGCCGCTGGACTCTGGGCAACCATGCAGCGCGACGACTGA
- a CDS encoding nicotinate phosphoribosyltransferase, which produces MQIRDEFASTALLTDQYELTMLAAALSDGSAARRCTFEVFARRLPVGRRYGIVAGTGRLLEALAHFRFGPAELDVAARFLDPATVDWLREYRFTGEIDGYAEGELYFPGSPVLTVRGSFAECVVLETLILSILNHDSAIASAAARMVSAAAGRRMIEMGSRRTHELAAPSSSRAAYLAGFDATSNLEAVRGYGVPGAGTSAHAFTLLHSGADGEHEAAAFRSQVKALGVGTTLLVDTFDITKGVATAIEVAGPELGGVRIDSGDLGVLARQVRDQLDDLGATGTRIVVSGDLDEYAIAALRAEPVDVYGVGTSVVTGSGAPTAGMVYKLVEVEGIPVAKRSSHKESRGGTKKAIRLARATGTIVEEIVYPAGGQTPATDGFQVRELQVPLVRGGTVVDGVASLAQSRELVARGLVSLPWEGLKLSAGEPAIATTFLG; this is translated from the coding sequence GTGCAGATCCGTGACGAGTTCGCCAGCACCGCGCTGCTGACCGACCAGTACGAGCTGACCATGCTGGCCGCCGCCCTCTCGGACGGCTCGGCGGCGCGCCGATGCACCTTCGAGGTGTTCGCCCGAAGGTTGCCGGTCGGCCGCCGTTACGGGATCGTCGCGGGCACCGGCAGGCTGCTCGAGGCGCTGGCTCATTTCCGCTTCGGCCCCGCCGAGCTGGACGTGGCGGCGAGATTCCTCGATCCGGCCACCGTCGACTGGTTGCGCGAATATCGCTTCACCGGCGAGATCGACGGTTATGCCGAGGGTGAGCTGTACTTCCCCGGCTCGCCGGTCCTGACCGTGCGCGGCAGCTTCGCCGAATGCGTGGTGCTGGAGACGCTGATCCTGTCGATCCTCAATCACGACAGCGCCATCGCCTCGGCGGCCGCGCGCATGGTGAGCGCGGCGGCCGGCCGGCGGATGATCGAGATGGGTTCGCGGCGCACCCACGAACTGGCCGCGCCGTCGAGTTCGCGCGCCGCCTATCTGGCCGGTTTCGACGCGACCTCCAATCTCGAGGCCGTGCGCGGCTACGGCGTGCCGGGCGCGGGCACCAGCGCGCACGCGTTCACCCTGCTGCACAGCGGCGCCGACGGTGAGCACGAGGCGGCCGCGTTCCGCAGCCAGGTCAAGGCCCTCGGCGTCGGTACCACGCTACTGGTCGACACCTTCGACATCACCAAGGGCGTCGCCACCGCCATCGAGGTGGCCGGGCCCGAACTGGGCGGCGTGCGGATCGACTCCGGCGACCTCGGCGTGTTGGCCAGGCAGGTTCGCGATCAGCTCGACGACCTCGGCGCCACCGGTACCAGGATCGTCGTCTCCGGCGACCTGGACGAGTACGCGATCGCGGCCCTGCGCGCCGAACCGGTGGACGTGTACGGCGTCGGCACCTCGGTGGTCACCGGATCCGGGGCGCCGACCGCCGGCATGGTCTACAAACTGGTCGAGGTCGAGGGCATCCCGGTGGCCAAGCGCAGCAGCCACAAGGAGTCGCGCGGCGGGACCAAGAAGGCGATCCGGCTGGCCAGGGCCACGGGCACGATCGTCGAGGAGATCGTCTACCCCGCCGGGGGGCAGACACCGGCCACCGACGGGTTCCAGGTGCGCGAACTGCAGGTGCCGCTGGTTCGCGGCGGCACGGTGGTCGACGGGGTCGCGTCGCTGGCGCAGAGCCGGGAACTGGTCGCGCGCGGGTTGGTCAGCCTGCCGTGGGAGGGCTTGAAGCTGTCGGCGGGCGAACCCGCCATCGCGACGACCTTCCTCGGCTGA
- a CDS encoding isochorismatase family protein gives MARALVIVDVQNDFCEGGSLAVAGGAAVATAISEFLARADYDAVVATRDWHIDPGAHFSDTPDYVDTWPPHCRVGTPGAEFHPNLDTTAIHETFAKGEYTAAYSGFEGAAPDGTTLTTWLRARDIDTVDVVGIATDHCVRATALDATAAGFDTHVLLDLTAGVSPETTRTALATLRESGVHLH, from the coding sequence ATGGCACGCGCGTTGGTGATCGTGGATGTACAGAACGACTTCTGCGAGGGCGGTTCGCTCGCGGTCGCGGGCGGCGCCGCGGTCGCGACCGCGATCAGCGAGTTCCTCGCTCGCGCGGACTACGACGCGGTGGTCGCCACCCGGGACTGGCACATCGACCCCGGCGCCCACTTCTCCGACACCCCCGACTACGTCGACACCTGGCCGCCACACTGCCGCGTCGGCACCCCTGGCGCCGAGTTCCACCCCAACCTCGACACCACCGCCATCCACGAGACCTTCGCCAAGGGCGAGTACACCGCCGCCTACTCCGGTTTCGAAGGCGCCGCCCCCGACGGCACCACCCTCACCACCTGGCTGCGCGCCCGCGACATCGACACCGTCGACGTCGTCGGCATCGCCACCGACCACTGCGTCCGCGCCACCGCCCTCGACGCCACCGCCGCCGGCTTCGACACTCACGTCCTGCTCGACCTCACCGCAGGCGTTTCCCCCGAGACCACCCGGACAGCACTGGCCACTCTCCGCGAATCAGGCGTCCACTTGCACTGA
- a CDS encoding DMP19 family protein, whose product MDYRFPAQARPALIKALAEVDNIHDAADIVFWSNAAADDLQRQGIGAFTQLPPAFTHLLALSSLHSTVLDTGFSSYLATRRSELPWATRGLRAAGMPRLAAAAVLAARDASASSPDDDLDRFFDDEHHVIANPDQIRRPTGARADDPDEIYDINEPDDFEERVLAYIRDHIDDFVRES is encoded by the coding sequence ATGGACTATCGATTCCCGGCACAGGCCCGACCCGCCCTGATCAAGGCCCTCGCCGAGGTCGACAACATCCACGACGCCGCCGACATCGTCTTCTGGTCCAACGCCGCCGCCGACGACCTCCAGCGCCAGGGCATCGGCGCCTTCACTCAGCTCCCGCCCGCCTTCACCCACCTGCTTGCCCTGTCGAGCCTGCACAGCACGGTGCTGGACACCGGATTCAGCAGCTACCTGGCCACCCGCCGCAGCGAACTCCCGTGGGCCACCAGAGGTCTGCGCGCCGCGGGCATGCCCCGGCTGGCCGCGGCCGCCGTCCTCGCCGCCCGCGACGCCTCCGCGAGTTCCCCCGACGACGACCTCGACCGATTCTTCGACGACGAACACCACGTCATCGCCAACCCCGACCAGATCCGCCGCCCTACCGGCGCCCGCGCCGACGACCCCGACGAGATCTACGACATCAACGAACCGGATGACTTCGAGGAAAGAGTCCTCGCCTACATCCGCGACCACATCGACGACTTCGTCCGCGAGTCCTGA
- a CDS encoding ATP-dependent DNA helicase, with protein sequence MPELPPVADLLATAVHALGGTERTGQTTMASAVDHAIDTKEHLAVQAGTGTGKSLAYLVPSLRHAVRTGRTVVVSTATIALQRQLVDRDLPRLSEALSKPLGRTAQFAILKGRNNYLCLNKINSVIPEDTGEAELFDAFAISRLGREVQRLNEWASDTETGDRDELAPGVTDRAWRQVSVSSRECLGKSRCQFGQDCFAEKARAESAQADVVVTNHALLAIDAISGIQILPEHDVVVIDEAHELVDRVTGVATAELAAPAITAAARRCTKLIDEREVDRLEGAAEAFHQALEDLPPARWDRLPDGIAPVLALVRDAAWNARTAIAPQGTVKTQDDPDNAAARTMAVAALDDVHDAAVRALTAFEEADPAARRDVIWLSADELRGVARRTLRMAPLSVGGLLRSRLFGTATVVLTSATLQIGGSFDGLAITWGLPSQSGGKVDPMLANGATAPTDLESVRWSSLDVGSPFDHAKSGILYVAKHLPAPGRDGLSPTYLDEIEQLITAAGGRTLGLFSSMRAAKAATEALRERLDTPVLCQGDDSMGALVRKFADDPATSLFGTLTLWQGVDVPGPSLSLVILDRIPFPRPDDPLLTARQRAVESRGGNGFMTVAANHAALLLAQGTGRLLRSVEDRGVVAILDSRIATARYGSYLRASLPPYWETTDPEVVAKALRRLTASA encoded by the coding sequence GTGCCCGAACTTCCCCCCGTCGCCGACCTGCTCGCCACCGCCGTGCATGCCCTCGGCGGCACGGAACGCACCGGCCAGACCACCATGGCGAGCGCCGTCGATCACGCGATCGACACCAAGGAGCATCTGGCGGTCCAGGCGGGCACCGGCACCGGGAAGTCGCTGGCCTATCTGGTCCCGAGCCTGCGGCACGCGGTGCGCACCGGGCGCACGGTGGTGGTCTCCACCGCGACGATCGCCCTGCAACGTCAGCTCGTCGATCGCGATCTGCCGCGCCTGTCCGAGGCGCTGAGCAAGCCACTGGGCCGCACCGCGCAGTTCGCGATCCTCAAGGGCCGCAACAACTATCTGTGCCTGAACAAGATCAACAGCGTCATCCCGGAGGACACCGGCGAGGCCGAACTGTTCGACGCGTTCGCCATCTCCCGGCTCGGCCGCGAGGTCCAGCGCCTCAACGAGTGGGCCTCCGACACCGAGACCGGCGACCGCGACGAGCTCGCGCCGGGCGTGACCGACCGCGCCTGGCGGCAGGTCAGCGTGTCCTCGCGCGAATGCCTCGGCAAGAGCCGCTGCCAGTTCGGCCAGGACTGCTTCGCCGAGAAGGCGCGCGCGGAGTCCGCGCAGGCCGATGTGGTGGTCACCAATCACGCGCTGCTGGCCATCGACGCGATCAGCGGCATCCAGATCCTGCCCGAACACGACGTGGTGGTGATCGACGAGGCGCACGAATTGGTCGACCGGGTCACCGGCGTCGCCACCGCCGAACTGGCCGCACCGGCTATCACCGCCGCGGCCCGCCGGTGCACCAAGCTCATCGACGAACGCGAGGTCGACCGGCTCGAAGGCGCCGCCGAGGCGTTCCACCAAGCCCTCGAGGATCTGCCGCCCGCCCGCTGGGACCGCCTGCCCGACGGCATCGCACCTGTCCTCGCGCTGGTCCGCGATGCCGCGTGGAACGCGCGTACCGCGATCGCGCCGCAGGGCACCGTGAAGACCCAGGACGATCCCGACAACGCCGCCGCCCGCACGATGGCCGTCGCCGCGCTCGACGACGTGCACGACGCCGCGGTCCGCGCGCTCACCGCCTTCGAAGAGGCCGACCCGGCCGCGCGCCGCGATGTCATCTGGCTCTCGGCCGACGAACTGCGCGGCGTCGCCCGCCGCACCCTGCGGATGGCGCCGCTGTCGGTGGGTGGGCTGTTGCGTAGCAGGCTGTTCGGCACCGCGACGGTGGTGCTCACCTCGGCGACCCTGCAGATCGGCGGATCCTTCGACGGCCTGGCCATCACCTGGGGTCTGCCCTCGCAGTCCGGCGGCAAGGTCGACCCGATGCTGGCCAACGGCGCCACCGCCCCCACCGACCTGGAATCGGTGCGCTGGAGTTCGCTCGATGTCGGTTCCCCGTTCGACCACGCGAAGTCCGGCATCCTCTACGTCGCCAAGCACCTGCCCGCGCCCGGCCGTGACGGCCTCTCCCCCACCTACCTCGACGAGATCGAACAGCTGATCACCGCCGCGGGTGGCCGCACCCTCGGCCTGTTCTCCTCCATGCGCGCCGCCAAGGCCGCGACCGAGGCGCTGCGCGAACGCCTCGACACCCCCGTGCTGTGCCAGGGCGACGATTCGATGGGCGCGCTGGTGCGCAAGTTCGCCGACGATCCGGCCACCTCGCTGTTCGGCACGCTCACCCTCTGGCAAGGCGTCGACGTGCCGGGCCCCTCACTGAGTCTGGTGATCCTGGACCGCATTCCGTTCCCGCGCCCCGACGACCCGCTGCTCACCGCCCGCCAGCGCGCGGTGGAGTCGCGCGGCGGCAACGGCTTCATGACCGTGGCCGCCAATCACGCCGCGCTGCTGCTGGCACAGGGCACCGGCAGGCTGTTGCGCAGCGTCGAGGACCGCGGCGTGGTCGCCATCCTCGATTCCCGGATCGCCACCGCCAGGTACGGCAGCTACCTGCGCGCCTCACTGCCACCGTACTGGGAGACCACCGATCCCGAAGTGGTCGCCAAGGCGTTGCGCAGGCTCACCGCCTCGGCCTGA